In Bacteriovorax stolpii, a single genomic region encodes these proteins:
- a CDS encoding MscL family protein, whose translation MVKEFFSFLKAYGVIGLAIAVIIGGKLNELIGSLVNDLMMPLIFKPALKAANVTNVRDLQYEGIFYGKVIGSAADFFIVALVVFLIAKFVLREETVTKK comes from the coding sequence GTGGTTAAAGAATTTTTTTCGTTTCTTAAAGCTTACGGAGTTATTGGTCTGGCCATCGCAGTGATCATTGGCGGAAAATTAAATGAGCTCATTGGAAGTTTAGTCAATGATCTTATGATGCCACTTATTTTTAAGCCGGCACTTAAAGCTGCTAACGTTACAAATGTCAGGGATCTTCAATATGAAGGGATTTTCTACGGCAAAGTTATTGGCTCTGCCGCAGACTTTTTTATCGTTGCACTTGTCGTCTTTTTGATCGCCAAGTTTGTTCTTAGAGAAGAGACTGTCACAAAAAAATGA
- a CDS encoding DUF1761 domain-containing protein, whose product MIPVSVNFFAVITCSVLSLVLGFLWMTKLFGVPYRKYMYGVKDQGSAGKKQQITSFVIYILVSLITAYVFGLMVFFTKSLSDGSLEVGVLATLLVWAGFFLPFAVNKAVWQFKNWIVVAIDASYELVRLMMMLFIFWYWN is encoded by the coding sequence ATGATTCCTGTGAGTGTAAACTTTTTCGCAGTCATTACGTGCAGTGTTTTGTCATTAGTCCTAGGATTTCTCTGGATGACTAAGCTCTTTGGCGTTCCTTACAGAAAATATATGTACGGGGTTAAAGACCAAGGGAGTGCTGGCAAAAAACAGCAGATAACTTCTTTTGTCATTTATATTCTGGTGTCTTTAATTACGGCCTACGTCTTTGGACTGATGGTCTTTTTTACAAAATCTTTAAGTGATGGCTCACTAGAAGTAGGAGTGTTGGCAACTCTTCTGGTGTGGGCAGGTTTTTTTCTTCCTTTTGCCGTCAACAAAGCAGTCTGGCAGTTTAAAAACTGGATTGTCGTCGCTATTGATGCAAGTTATGAGCTGGTAAGGCTCATGATGATGCTTTTCATTTTTTGGTACTGGAATTAA
- a CDS encoding SGNH/GDSL hydrolase family protein — translation MKKKILSWIGYVLFIAFVVTASLELASQFYVHNYRRDLLQQSYQQENPAEYKRIQEWHGNFKRSPFFGYVTRYGNNYGFSSSEDYPLAKDDRTFIIAVLGGSVADQFVRHIVANERLTDKLKEHVPALKDKYIRFMNLAIPGYKQPQQYIASSYFIEDIDMVIQLDGWNEVWSRTSGAYPMNYPTFSEFLYDDESNGRINDVFEQKAKAESIRMHPILSKSAIMILYRNILLKEVYKESQDLSNPKTSFYNRMNSADEIQQILVGNWKKYTQMQQAILKLHNKPGFFFVQPSQYNPESKTFSSQEQATVINDLFASSVADFLALRKEASKLGVYDLAMVFKPIKETIYTDDCCHINSKGNEIIADAIFRTIGQNYKTK, via the coding sequence ATGAAAAAGAAAATATTGTCGTGGATTGGTTACGTTCTATTCATTGCCTTTGTCGTCACTGCTTCATTGGAACTCGCCAGCCAATTTTATGTCCACAATTACAGACGCGATCTTCTTCAACAGAGTTATCAACAGGAAAATCCGGCCGAATACAAACGGATCCAAGAATGGCATGGCAACTTTAAACGCTCACCTTTTTTTGGATACGTCACCCGATACGGGAACAATTACGGCTTTAGCTCCAGCGAAGACTATCCGCTGGCAAAAGATGACAGGACTTTTATTATCGCTGTCCTTGGCGGCTCCGTTGCTGATCAGTTCGTTCGCCATATCGTGGCCAATGAACGTCTGACTGATAAATTAAAAGAGCATGTCCCCGCCCTAAAAGATAAATATATACGTTTCATGAACCTGGCGATTCCCGGCTACAAACAACCTCAGCAATACATAGCCTCTTCTTATTTTATTGAAGATATCGACATGGTTATTCAACTCGATGGGTGGAATGAAGTTTGGTCGAGAACAAGTGGCGCTTACCCGATGAACTATCCAACCTTCAGTGAATTTCTCTACGATGATGAATCCAACGGAAGAATCAATGATGTCTTTGAACAAAAAGCAAAAGCAGAAAGTATCAGAATGCATCCCATTTTGAGTAAGAGTGCCATTATGATTCTTTATCGCAACATCCTTCTTAAAGAAGTTTATAAAGAATCCCAAGACCTCTCTAACCCCAAAACTTCTTTTTATAATCGCATGAACAGCGCCGATGAAATTCAGCAAATCCTTGTAGGCAACTGGAAAAAATACACTCAGATGCAGCAAGCGATTTTAAAACTACACAATAAACCCGGATTCTTTTTTGTCCAACCAAGCCAATACAATCCCGAATCAAAAACTTTTAGCAGTCAGGAGCAAGCAACTGTCATCAATGACCTCTTCGCCAGTAGTGTTGCCGACTTCCTGGCCTTGAGAAAAGAAGCATCAAAGCTTGGAGTCTATGACCTGGCAATGGTCTTTAA